DNA from Pseudomonas putida:
ACTAGAATCACCACGCAAATTTCGACAACTACAACTTACAACCATATCAGCCTTAGGCTTTAGACGCGACGCCGTAAATCGCTTGTAAGACTCACCTGTACCGTAGTTTTTCGATTCGACCTTGGCAAGATAGGATAAATGCTTAAAGCAATCTCCCAGCCTATCAACATCAAACCAATCGAACCTATGGACTTTAGGGACGATGTGAGTCGTACCACCTGTCAATTTAATCCATGCTTGGTCAATGAACTGCCACAAGCCTGTATGGCCGGCACCGTTGATTTCGCCGAGATCACGTTTTTTACTATTAAACCCAAAAAACACATGACAATGTGGCTTGCCTTTCTTAGGACCGATTTCCCTGGCTGCACCATGAATAACTTTCCCTACTCGACAAACACTCAACGATCCTAGTCTGATCTTGACAGCCTCAATATATGCACTTAATAGCTGACCTTCTTTTTTATGACCTAATCTAGGACCATCAGGAAACCGGAGATCTACACGAATCACAGTAATTCTAGAGTGGTGGGTCATCAGCGAAAACAGCTGATCATGGATTCTAGCAAGGATTTCAACGTAACTTTTCTTATTGCGCTTTACGGACGCACGGATCGGCAAGCCTCTAAACAAGCCAGCCGAGGTTATTGTCATTCTAATTTTTGTACCTATATAAAATTTCTGATTACTGGAAAGCCATCACGCCCAATCACAGCCAATACTGCACCATCATAATTAGCACAACCTGTTTTCTTTCAATAGCACCGGGAAAGCGTATCACTCACTGAATTTCAGGAAGACAACGAAACAACACCCAGGCCAGCATTACGATGCCATAGACTGGATATTTGATATAACCATATAGCAAGGCACATACCCGTCGCGAACCAACCAGGTATTGGGCTTAACTGAAAAAATTGATACGGAAAACGGTACGAGAGGAAGGGACTTGAACTAAAGACTAGCAAAAAATCTAATGGGACTAAACATTAAATCATTTTTTTTGCACATCGGACCAGTTCGTCACCCCTTAGGCATCAACCGTCGAACACAGCCAAAAAGCCACCAAGGCGCGATTTAAGCGGCGATCAGGCTAAGGGTATAGGGGTACATAGGCGCATAGCAGATCGCTTCTCAAAACGCGAATCAGGCACGCTGGTGCAGCCTATCAACGTCACCCCCAGACTTTCAATCGCGAGATCTGCGCGCAAGAGCGACGATTCTGAACCAAGAATAGGTCCATGGGCACGATACCAGAAACCATGCTCAGCTAATGGGGTATAGACCAATCGAGAAGCCTAAGTGAATCACGTTACAACTCAACTCATCACTGAACCTAAATATCCGATTCTATTTCCCATCATCCAACGAATTGAGATAGGCAGCGATAATATCACCATGACATGCTGCGGGCTTACAATGGCATGCCAACCGATGCCCCTTGATCGCCGTGACATGTTTTTCAAAATCTGCAGAGACCTTTAAGAGTCCGTTATCAAAATCATACTTAAATTTTCGAATAACCTCATCCCTATCACCATCAGCGCCAATTTGGTACGGATTACCCCAAATTGTTCCTCTACCAATGTAGGTATCATACGCATCACCACGATCCCTATTGACCACTCTAGTCAACTCGAGTTCGATAGCCCGGTACGGAATACCCATATCCCAAATAGCTTGTTTAACAAGAAAGTAGTCATCCCTATCTTCAAACAGGACGGCATGAGTACAATCACGAATTGCATCTTGCCAAGTTTCGAACCCCTGAAACTCGATAGACTTTTCTGTGCAAAACCTTCCAATGAACCCATTGGGATCTTCTGCACAATGAACCACAAATTTTTTAGACTGTAGAATTCGACCAAACTTCCTTTCAAACTTAACAAATGAAAGAAACTCAGCCGGATACATAACAAACACTTTATTAGTCATGTCAAATGCTGTACCTGAAGATCAATATCTGGCCACTGAT
Protein-coding regions in this window:
- a CDS encoding YagK/YfjJ domain-containing protein, producing MTITSAGLFRGLPIRASVKRNKKSYVEILARIHDQLFSLMTHHSRITVIRVDLRFPDGPRLGHKKEGQLLSAYIEAVKIRLGSLSVCRVGKVIHGAAREIGPKKGKPHCHVFFGFNSKKRDLGEINGAGHTGLWQFIDQAWIKLTGGTTHIVPKVHRFDWFDVDRLGDCFKHLSYLAKVESKNYGTGESYKRFTASRLKPKADMVVSCSCRNLRGDSSRCRACFFQANHRSLATAGVELDIVKNSVDGLEELDALCSGLESEAQEFDELIKLIEMDEIDPIEELDALCSGLESEAQEFDELIKSIEMDEINPIEELNALCSELESEAQEFDEFIKSIEMDEINPIEELNALCSELESEAQEFDEFIKSIEMDEINPIEELDALCSGPGQGIWSVEVYPRH
- a CDS encoding DUF4326 domain-containing protein, whose protein sequence is MTNKVFVMYPAEFLSFVKFERKFGRILQSKKFVVHCAEDPNGFIGRFCTEKSIEFQGFETWQDAIRDCTHAVLFEDRDDYFLVKQAIWDMGIPYRAIELELTRVVNRDRGDAYDTYIGRGTIWGNPYQIGADGDRDEVIRKFKYDFDNGLLKVSADFEKHVTAIKGHRLACHCKPAACHGDIIAAYLNSLDDGK